GGTGATGGCGGTGATGGCGGTGACGTTTATTTAGTAGCTGAGCAAAATTTGAATACCTTGGTTGATTTTCGACACGAACGTTATTATGAAGCGCAACGGGGCGAAAATGGCATGGGTAACCAAATGACTGGGCGACGCGGTGAGGATAGAGAAATCAGCGTGCCTGTGGGAACAGTGGTTTATGATAATGAAACCGGCGAGTTGATTGGTGATTTGACGAGCGCAGGTCAAAAGTTATTGGTCGCCAAAGGCGGTTGGCACGGATTAGGGAATTTACGTTATAAAAGTTCCACCAATCGTGCGCCGCGTCAATCTAAACCCGGTACGCCCGGTGAACTGCGTACTTTGCGTTTAGAGCTGAAATTATTGGCAGATGTCGGCTTATTAGGGTTACCTAATGCTGGTAAATCTACGTTGATTAGTGCGGTATCCGCTGCCCGCCCGAAAATTGCCGATTATCCTTTCACCACACTATATCCGAATTTAGGTGTTGTACGTGTGGGTGCATTGCAAAGCTTTGTGATGGCAGATATTCCGGGCTTAATTGAAGGTGCAGCAGAAGGTGCAGGTTTAGGCATTCAGTTTTTGCGCCATTTGTCGCGAACTAGTTTGCTATTGCATGTAGTAGATATTGCGCCAATGGCGGAAGAAAACGAGCCTGTTAAAGCCATTCATACGATTGAAGCTGAGCTAGAAAAATACAGCGATGAGTTGGCTCAGTATCCACGTTGGCTGGTTTTAAACAAAATTGATGTATTGCCAGTAGAAGAACGTGAAAAACGTTGCCAAGAGATTGTGGATGCATTGAATTGGACTGCGCCGGTGTTTAGAATCTCGGCGGCAACGGGCGAAGGTACACAAGATCTTTGCTTCCAAATCATGCAATACCTAGACGAACATGCAGAACAACAGAACTGAATTTATGCAGACTACTCAGCGTTGGGTAGTCAAAATTGGCAGTGCATTACTTACCCGTGACGGGCAAGGCTTAGACCGTGAGGCATTAGCCGACTGGGCAGGGCAAATGGCTCGGTTACGTCAAGCAGGGATTGAAATTGTGCTGGTATCGTCGGGTGCGGTCGCAGAAGGCATGAGCCGTATGGGCTGGAAGGTAAAACCGAAAGCCTTATATGAGAAGCAAGCGGCCGCCGCAATTGGGCAAATGAGCTTGATTCATGCATATGAAATGGTGTTTCAACAGCACGGTTTTCACGCCGCCCAAGTATTATTAACACATGATGACTTGTCAGATCGTCGTCGCTATTTGAATGCACGCAGTACCTTAACCACACTGATTGATCTAAAAGTTATTCCGGTTATTAATGAGAATGATACGGTTGCGTTTGAGGAAATTCGCTTAGGCGATAATGATACCTTGGGTGCAATGGTGGGTAATTTGATTGAGGCTGATTTGCTAGTCATTTTAACCGACCAACAAGGCTTATACGATAAAGACCCTCGTAAGTTTGCGAATGCGCAATTAATTAGCGAAGGACAAGCGAATAATCCCGATTATTTAGAATTTGCCGGTGGTGCAGGCACGAATATTGGTAGTGGTGGGATGCGAACCAAGGTGTTAGCGGCTCAACGCGCTGCACGTTCGGGTTGTGCCACGATTATCGCTTCAGGTCGTGAAGCAAGCGTATTAGAACGTCTGCATGCAGGTGAAGCGTTGGGTACATTATTATTAGCTGAAGCTGCGCCCATTGCGGCGCGTAAACAGTGGATTGCAGGGCAGTTAGCCAATACGGGTAAAGTTTGGCTGGATGCGGGCGCAACAGAAGCTATCTTAAATACGGGCAAAAGTTTATTGCCAGTGGGGATTGCCAAAGTTGAAGGACAGTTTGATCGTGGTGAAGTCATCAGTTGTTTAGATAACAACGGACAATTGATTGCAAAAGGGGTAGTGAATTATAACAGTGATGAAGCCGATAAGATTAAACGTCAACCTACCAAAGCGATTGAGGGTATTTTAGGTTATATCGATCGTCCTGAGCTGATTCACCGTGATAATTTAGTACTGTTATAGGGTCGCGTAACTTAAGCCGATTATCAAGCTAACCTGCTGCTTAGCCTAATTTGTGTTAGGCTTGGTTATTATCATAAAAATAACGTAGATCAAAACCATGCAGACTAAAACCCTGAATCGGGCTGCTGCCCCAGTTGAGCAGCAACATATCTATGTCTGGGAAGGCGTTAATCGCAATGGTGTTAAGATTCGAGGGGAAACGCCTGCAACCAATCCTAACTGGTTACGCGCGGAGTTACGCCGTAAAGGTATTAATCCGGGGCGTATTTACCGCAAACCGCAACCGCTATTTAAACCAGCCGTTAAACCTTCAGATATTGCTTACTTTGCACGCCAATTAACCACTATGATGCGTTCAGGGGTGCCAATGGTGCAATCATTACAAATGATTGGGACCACTGGTGACAATATTGCGGTGCGTGATCTGATTCAAAAAGTGGTAACTGATATAGAAGGTGGTGCAAGTTTAGGCGTAGCCTTAGGTCGTCAGCCTAAACACTTTGATAAGTTATTTGTGAACTTGGTGACAGCGGGCGAACAAGCGGGTACGTTAGAAGCTATGCTGGAAAAGGTAGCGACTTACAAAGAAAAAAATGAAGCCTTAAAAGCTAAAGTTAAAAAAGCCTTGATGTATCCCATCATCGTTATTATTGCGGCGGTAGTGGTATCAGCCATCATGTTGATCTTCGTTATTCCGCAGTTTAAAGAAGTATTTAGTAGTTTCGGCGCAGATTTACCTGCCTTTACACTCTGGGTTATTGGTTTATCGGAATGGTTGCAAGCCTATTGGTGGATGCCGGTTATTGGCTTTGTCGCAATTGGTTATACTTACACTACTGCCCGTCAAAAATCTAAAGCATTCGACCGTTATATGGACCGCGTGTCGTTAAAAATACCGATTATTGGTAGCATTTTGAATTTATCAGCGATTGCTCGATTCACTCGGACTTTATCGACTATGTTTGCAGCGGGTGTGCCTTTAGTGGAGGCCATGGATTCAGTTGCGGGTGCAACTGGTAATTCGTTGTATGAGGAAGCCACTTGGCGTATGAAAGAGGATACGGCTCGTGGTGTTCAATTAAATCTTGCCATGCAAACTGCTCAACTATTCCCTAGTATGGTAATTCAAATGACTAAAATTGGTGAAGAATCCGGGCGTTTAGAAGAAATGCTAGGCAAAGTGGCGGAATACTACGAGGAACAAGTGGATAGTTTGGTGGATAACTTAGCCAAACAAATTGAACCGTTAATCATGGCGGTCTTAGGGGTTGTGGTTGGTGGTTTGATTATTGCTATGTACTTACCAATCTTTAAACTTGGGGCAGTGGTATAGTATCTACATGGAATTAATTTATTTACTTAACACTAATACTACTTGGTTATTAATAACCGTCGGGCTATTTTCGCTATTAGTCGGTAGCTTTTTAAATGTCGTGATTTATCGCTTACCAATTATGTTGGAAAAGCAATGGAAGCGAGATTGTCAGGAATGTTTAGGACATAGTACGGATGATATCAATGCCACGGGCACCTTTAATTTGGTTGTGCCACGGTCACAATGCCCAGTCTGTGGGCATGAAATTACCGCTTTAGAAAATATTCCTATTATTAGCTATTTAGTCTTAGGCGGAAAATGTCGGGATTGTCGCACGCCGATTTCCATGCAATACCCAACGATT
This DNA window, taken from Candidatus Thiocaldithrix dubininis, encodes the following:
- the obgE gene encoding GTPase ObgE; protein product: MKFVDEVTIRVKAGDGGNGCVSFRREKYIEFGGPNGGDGGDGGDVYLVAEQNLNTLVDFRHERYYEAQRGENGMGNQMTGRRGEDREISVPVGTVVYDNETGELIGDLTSAGQKLLVAKGGWHGLGNLRYKSSTNRAPRQSKPGTPGELRTLRLELKLLADVGLLGLPNAGKSTLISAVSAARPKIADYPFTTLYPNLGVVRVGALQSFVMADIPGLIEGAAEGAGLGIQFLRHLSRTSLLLHVVDIAPMAEENEPVKAIHTIEAELEKYSDELAQYPRWLVLNKIDVLPVEEREKRCQEIVDALNWTAPVFRISAATGEGTQDLCFQIMQYLDEHAEQQN
- the proB gene encoding glutamate 5-kinase — protein: MQNNRTEFMQTTQRWVVKIGSALLTRDGQGLDREALADWAGQMARLRQAGIEIVLVSSGAVAEGMSRMGWKVKPKALYEKQAAAAIGQMSLIHAYEMVFQQHGFHAAQVLLTHDDLSDRRRYLNARSTLTTLIDLKVIPVINENDTVAFEEIRLGDNDTLGAMVGNLIEADLLVILTDQQGLYDKDPRKFANAQLISEGQANNPDYLEFAGGAGTNIGSGGMRTKVLAAQRAARSGCATIIASGREASVLERLHAGEALGTLLLAEAAPIAARKQWIAGQLANTGKVWLDAGATEAILNTGKSLLPVGIAKVEGQFDRGEVISCLDNNGQLIAKGVVNYNSDEADKIKRQPTKAIEGILGYIDRPELIHRDNLVLL
- a CDS encoding type II secretion system F family protein, encoding MQTKTLNRAAAPVEQQHIYVWEGVNRNGVKIRGETPATNPNWLRAELRRKGINPGRIYRKPQPLFKPAVKPSDIAYFARQLTTMMRSGVPMVQSLQMIGTTGDNIAVRDLIQKVVTDIEGGASLGVALGRQPKHFDKLFVNLVTAGEQAGTLEAMLEKVATYKEKNEALKAKVKKALMYPIIVIIAAVVVSAIMLIFVIPQFKEVFSSFGADLPAFTLWVIGLSEWLQAYWWMPVIGFVAIGYTYTTARQKSKAFDRYMDRVSLKIPIIGSILNLSAIARFTRTLSTMFAAGVPLVEAMDSVAGATGNSLYEEATWRMKEDTARGVQLNLAMQTAQLFPSMVIQMTKIGEESGRLEEMLGKVAEYYEEQVDSLVDNLAKQIEPLIMAVLGVVVGGLIIAMYLPIFKLGAVV